Below is a genomic region from Catenuloplanes atrovinosus.
ATCGGGATTCGCGCGTTGTTGGAGCCGCGGTTCGCGCGTTGCCGGGGTCGCGGTTCGCGCGTTGCCGGGGTCGCGGCTGATCGCGGCTGATCGGCGCCGGGATTTTTCGGCCGGCGGCGATTGATCGCTTCACTTTGTGAGGCGTAGGCACGTTATTCGGCGTGAATTACGTGCCTGTGGCTCACAAAGTGGGCGTGGTGATCAACTGACGTCGGCGATATGGCGATATTTCGGGCGCTGAGCGCCCGGGCCGCCTTCGTGCGGAGCTGGTCGCGCCGCAAGGGTCGCGATTCGCGCGTTGCCGGGGGCGCGAATGGTCGCGTGGCTGGATGGCGCTGCGGTCTTTCCGCTGGCCGCGATTGATCGCTTCACTTTGTGAGGCGTAGGCACGTAATTCGGCGTGGATTACGTGCCTGTGGCTCACAAAGTGGGCGTGGTGATCGACTTGCGTCGGTGATATGGCGATATTTCGGGCGCTGAGCGCCCGGACTGCCGTAGTGCGGAACCGGCCTTCCGCAAGCCTGTTCTTCGTGTGCTGGCCTCCGTTGCCAACCCGCATGAGGGCGGCCGTGCCGCCGCCCCGAGCGACGTTTCCAGCGACGGCACGTTACGCGCACCACGCCACTCAACCGGCGACCGCCGCGCGCCTCCTCGGCCACGCCGGAAATCGGTTCGGACGCCCGCGTGGTGCAGCCGGCCACGCCGGGATGAGCTCCGACGCCGCGTGCTTGCCCGGCCACGCCGGGATCGGCTCCGACGCCGCGTGCTTGCCCGGCCACGCCGGGATCGGCTCCGACGTCGCGTGCTTGCCCGGCCACGCCGGGATCGGCTCCGACGTCGCGTGCTTGCCCGGCCACGCCGAGATCGGCTCCGACGTCGCGTGCTTGCCCGGCCACGCCGGGATGGGCTCCGACGCCGCGTGTTTTGTGGCCCGCCGTGTCGGGACGGGTCCGACGCCGCGTGCTGTGGGCCGCCGTGTCGGGATCGGCCCGGACGCCGCATGGTTGGTCGGGCCGCGCCGGGATCGGTTCAAGCGCTGTGCGCTTTCCCGGCCGGGCCGGGAGCGGGTCCGGGGGAGGGGAGGGCGGAGCGGGCGATGTTGCGGGCCATGCCGCCGAAGATGATGGCGTGGAAGGGGAAGACGGCGGCCCAGTAGGCGTGGCCGGCCAGGCCGTGGGGGAGGAAGACGGCGCGCTGGCGGTAGGTGGCGGTGCTGTCGGGGGCGGGGTCGGCGTACATCTCGAGCCAGGCGCGGCCGGGGAGGCGCATCTCGGCGCGGAGGCGGAGCATGCGGCCGGGGACGATCTCCTCGACGCGCCAGAAGTCGAGGGCCTCGCCGACGTAGAGGCGGTGCGGGTCACGGCGGCCGCGGCGGAGGCCGACGCCGCCGGAGAGCGTGTCCAGCCAGCCGCGGGCGGACCAGGCGAGGGGGAACGAGTACCAGCCGTGTTCGCCGCCGATGCCCTCGATGACGCGCCAGAGCGCGTCGGACGGGGCGTTCACGGGCTGGGAGCGTACGTCCGTGTAGACGCTGCCGCCGGACCAGACCGGGTCGGTGGGCAGCGGCTCGGCGGAGGCGTCCCGGCCGGCGGCGGACGTCCAGCGGGTCTCCACCTGTACGTCGCGGAGCTTGCGCAGCGCCAGCCGGACCGCCTCGTCGAACGGGGTCGGCTCCCACGGGGCGGTGTAGGCGGCGATGTCGTTCTCGTGCGCTACGGCCTCGTGGATGAGGCTCTCCACCAGGGGGCGGGCGATCGCGTTCGGTACCGGCGTGACCAGGCCGACCCAGTGCGAGGAGAGTGACGGGGTGAGCGCGCGGACCGGCAGGAGCACGCGGCGGCGGAGTCCGGCCACGGCCGCGTACCGCTGCATCATCTCGGCGTAGGTGAGCACGTCCGGTCCGGCGATGTCGAAGCCGCGGTTGACCTCGAGCGGCAGGGTCGCGGCCTCGATCAGGCGGCGCAGCACGTCCCGTACCGCGATGGGCTGGATCCGGTTGTTCACCCAGCGCGGCGTGACCATGACCGGCAGCCGCTCGGTCAGGTAGCGGAGCATCTCGAACGACGCGGAGCCGGAGCCGATGATCACCGGGGCGCGGAGCACGGCCGTGGGTACGCCGCTGTCCAGCAGGATCCGGCCGACCTCGGCGCGGGAGCGCAGGTGCGCGGAGTGCTCGCGGCCTTCGGGCTCGGGGCCGCCGAGGTAGACGATCCGGGTGACGCCGGCCCGGCGGGCGGCCTCGGCGAAGTTGCGGGCGCCGATCCGGTCCGCCTCCTCGAAGCCGCGCCGGCCCAGCGAGTGGATCAGGTAGTAGGCGACGTCGACGCCGTCCAGCGCGGCGGTCAGCGTGTCCGGGCGGCTGACGTCGCCCTCGGCGATCTCCACCTGGCCGGCCCACGGCACGTCGCGCAGCCGGCCGGCGTTGCGGGCGAGGCATCGCACCCGGAATCCGGCCTGGACCAGGCGCGGCGCCAGGCGCCCGCCGATGTATCCGGTGGCGCCGGTGACCAGGCAGAGCGCGTTCTCTCGCATGGAGACCATGATTGCCCCGAAAACCGACCCCAAACAGCCATAGACTCGGGTGGCCGACCTGGTGCCGTGAGCGAGCTTGCGAGTGAACCATCGGCTCAGCGCCGACCGCACGGATACCGCAGCCTGCAGGGGAGCGGGGCATGAGCGAGCTTGCGAGTGAACCATCGGCTCAGCGCCGACCGCACGGATACCGCAGCCTGCAGGGGAGCGGGGCATGAGCGAGACGTTTTGGGGCCCGGATTTCGATGCCCTGCACGAGACCGATCCCGAGCTCGCCGAGGTGCTGCTCACCGACCTGCACCGGTTGCGGGACGGGCTGCAGTTGATAGCCAGCGAGAATTTGACCTCGCCGGCGGTGCTCGCCGCGATGGGGTCGACGTTGAGCAACAAGTACGCGGAGGGCTATCCGGGGCACCGGTACTACGGCGGGTGCGGGCCGGCGGACCGGGCCGAGGAGCTGGCGGTGCACCGGGCGCGGGCGTTGTTCGGCGCGGATCACGTGAACGTGCAGCCGCACTCCGGCGCGTCGGCGATCATGGCGGCCTACGCGGCGCTGGTGCAGCCGGGGGACACCGTGCTGGCGATGGATCTGCCGCTCGGCGGCCACCTGACCCACGGCAGCAAGGTCAACTTCTCCGGCAAGTGGTTCAATCCCATCGGGTACGGGCTGCGCCGCGACACCGAGCTGATCGACTATGACGAGGTGCGCGACCTGGCCCGCGCGTACCGGCCCCAGATGATCATTTGCGGCGCCACGGCGTACCCCCGGTGCATCGACTTCCGGGTCTTCCGCGAGATCGCGGACGAGGTCGGCGCCTATCTGATGGTGGACGCCGCGCACTTCATCGGGCTGGTCGCCGGGAAGGCGATGCCGTCGCCGGTGCCGTACGCGGACGTGGTCTGCGCGACCACGCACAAGGTGCTGCGCGGCCCGCGCGGCGGCATGATCCTCTGCCGCGACGGCCTGGCCAGCCGGATCGACAAGGCGGTCTTCCCGTTCACCCAGGGCGGCCCGCTCATGCACGCGGTCGCGGCCAAGGCCGTCGCGTTCCGCGAGGCCCAGCAACCCGGATTCCAGGGGTACGCCGCGCGGGTGGTCGCCAACGCGCGGGCGCTCGCCGCCGGCCTGGCCGCCGAGGGCGCGCGGTGCGTGACCGGCGGCACCGACACGCACCTCGCGGTCGCCGACCTCTCCCCGCTCGGCGTCACCGGCCGGGACGCGGAGGAGCGCTGCGACCTGGCCCGGATCACGCTCAACAAGAACGCGATCCCGTACGACGACCAGAAGCCCACGGTGGCGTCCGGCATCCGGGTCGGCACCGCCTGCATCACCACGCAGGGGATGGACGAGGGCACCTCACGGGAGGTCGCGGCGCTGATCGCCCGCGCCGTGCGCGCCGACCCGGGCACCGCGGCCGGGCTCGCCGCCCTGCACGAGGTGGCCGACGAGGTCAC
It encodes:
- a CDS encoding SDR family oxidoreductase encodes the protein MRENALCLVTGATGYIGGRLAPRLVQAGFRVRCLARNAGRLRDVPWAGQVEIAEGDVSRPDTLTAALDGVDVAYYLIHSLGRRGFEEADRIGARNFAEAARRAGVTRIVYLGGPEPEGREHSAHLRSRAEVGRILLDSGVPTAVLRAPVIIGSGSASFEMLRYLTERLPVMVTPRWVNNRIQPIAVRDVLRRLIEAATLPLEVNRGFDIAGPDVLTYAEMMQRYAAVAGLRRRVLLPVRALTPSLSSHWVGLVTPVPNAIARPLVESLIHEAVAHENDIAAYTAPWEPTPFDEAVRLALRKLRDVQVETRWTSAAGRDASAEPLPTDPVWSGGSVYTDVRSQPVNAPSDALWRVIEGIGGEHGWYSFPLAWSARGWLDTLSGGVGLRRGRRDPHRLYVGEALDFWRVEEIVPGRMLRLRAEMRLPGRAWLEMYADPAPDSTATYRQRAVFLPHGLAGHAYWAAVFPFHAIIFGGMARNIARSALPSPGPAPGPAGKAHSA